Proteins from a genomic interval of Agrococcus sp. ARC_14:
- a CDS encoding solute carrier family 23 protein, whose product MFTWRHRDHTNLSANDIVYPEERLAWGRTIGLGMQHVVAMFGATFLVPIITGFPPSTTLLFSGIGTILFLLITKNQLPSYLGSSFAFLAPIGAATTIGGPGFALSGIILVGVLLAIVGVIVHFSGTRWIGAVMPPVVSGTIVALIGFNLAPAARDNFIVDPLLATITLLAVILTSVLFRGMVGRLSILVGVVVGYVVALATQRVDPEALAAIEAAPWFGLPEFTSPTFDPALLPAILMFVPVVLALVAENLGHVKGVGQLLSRDLDPLAGRALFADGLATTISGIFGGSPTTTYGENIGVMSATRVFSTAAYWVAAITAILLGLSPKVGAVIFATPPGVLGGVTTALYGLIGIIGVRIWVENQVDFSKPRNQFAAGVGLIVAIADFTLSAGQLSFGGIVLGTVATLVIYHLMDGLERLRGRGTEAGADAARPDHAPPATDPAD is encoded by the coding sequence ATGTTCACCTGGCGCCACCGCGATCACACCAACCTGTCCGCGAACGACATCGTCTACCCGGAGGAGCGCCTCGCCTGGGGCCGCACGATCGGCCTCGGCATGCAGCACGTGGTCGCGATGTTCGGCGCCACGTTCCTGGTGCCGATCATCACGGGCTTCCCGCCGTCGACGACGCTGCTGTTCTCCGGCATCGGCACGATCCTCTTCCTGCTGATCACCAAGAACCAGCTGCCGAGCTACCTCGGCTCCTCCTTCGCGTTCCTCGCACCCATCGGAGCGGCGACCACGATCGGCGGGCCCGGCTTCGCGCTCTCCGGCATCATCCTGGTCGGCGTCCTGCTGGCGATCGTCGGCGTCATCGTGCACTTCTCGGGCACGCGCTGGATCGGGGCGGTCATGCCGCCGGTCGTCTCCGGCACGATCGTGGCCCTGATCGGGTTCAACCTGGCGCCGGCGGCGCGCGACAACTTCATCGTCGACCCGCTGCTGGCGACCATCACGCTGCTCGCCGTGATCCTCACCTCCGTGCTGTTCCGCGGCATGGTCGGGCGGCTCTCGATCCTCGTCGGCGTCGTGGTCGGCTACGTCGTCGCGCTCGCCACCCAGCGCGTCGACCCGGAGGCGCTCGCGGCGATCGAGGCTGCGCCGTGGTTCGGCCTGCCCGAGTTCACCTCGCCCACCTTCGACCCTGCCCTGCTTCCTGCCATCCTCATGTTCGTGCCCGTGGTGCTGGCGCTCGTCGCCGAGAACCTCGGCCACGTCAAGGGCGTCGGCCAGCTCTTGAGCCGCGACCTCGATCCGCTCGCCGGGCGCGCGCTGTTCGCCGACGGCCTCGCCACCACGATCTCGGGCATCTTCGGCGGCTCCCCCACCACCACCTACGGCGAGAACATCGGCGTCATGAGCGCCACCCGCGTCTTCTCGACGGCCGCCTACTGGGTGGCGGCGATCACCGCCATCCTGCTGGGCCTGTCGCCGAAGGTCGGCGCGGTCATCTTCGCGACGCCTCCCGGCGTGCTGGGCGGCGTCACGACCGCGCTCTACGGCCTCATCGGCATCATCGGCGTGCGCATCTGGGTCGAGAACCAGGTCGACTTCTCGAAGCCGCGCAATCAGTTCGCCGCCGGCGTCGGCCTGATCGTCGCGATCGCCGACTTCACGCTCTCGGCCGGGCAGCTCTCGTTCGGCGGCATCGTGCTCGGCACGGTCGCGACGCTCGTGATCTACCACCTGATGGATGGGCTGGAGCGGCTGCGCGGCCGTGGCACCGAGGCGGGTGCCGACGCCGCGCGGCCCGACCATGCCCCACCGGCCACCGACCCCGCCGACTAG
- a CDS encoding VanZ family protein, translating to MLSTILAASPWLAGVLLVVVAAVGLLVGWWLAGRTRSAWALAGVVGLGVLLLTLLPSPRELVAGCVAEWDVRLLAPEPLANVVLLVPFALLVGVAVGRPLLGALAGAVAGAALSAAIETVQALVPAIGRSCSTGDWLANTIGAGIGGLLALVALLLARSGHRARAGAPRIR from the coding sequence GTGCTCTCGACGATCCTCGCCGCCTCCCCGTGGCTGGCCGGTGTGCTGCTCGTGGTCGTCGCTGCGGTCGGCCTGCTCGTCGGGTGGTGGCTCGCGGGCCGCACACGATCGGCATGGGCGCTCGCCGGCGTGGTCGGCCTCGGCGTGCTGTTACTCACGCTGCTGCCGAGCCCGCGCGAGCTCGTAGCGGGATGCGTCGCGGAGTGGGATGTGCGCCTGCTGGCCCCGGAGCCGCTCGCCAACGTCGTGCTGCTCGTGCCGTTCGCGCTGCTCGTCGGTGTCGCGGTCGGTCGCCCGTTGCTCGGCGCGCTCGCGGGGGCCGTCGCGGGCGCCGCACTCTCGGCTGCGATCGAGACGGTGCAGGCGCTTGTCCCGGCGATCGGTCGCTCGTGCTCGACCGGCGACTGGCTCGCCAACACGATCGGCGCCGGCATCGGCGGCCTGCTCGCCCTCGTGGCGCTGCTGCTGGCCCGCTCGGGCCACCGCGCCCGCGCGGGCGCGCCGCGCATCCGCTGA
- a CDS encoding SRPBCC family protein, with protein MPQVVARAWVPIEPALAFAVSQTTGAVRMRWDPFIRSQRLVGAERPGKGVRTRTRTRLGPAMESEYVSYRPPTSVGMTMLRGPWFLASFGGGWRFAPEQRDGVDGTLTTWKYTYAVRPTWLRPVAEPIGQWLLGREIRHRIAGFATGCADPVVLEAARADLARD; from the coding sequence ATGCCGCAGGTCGTCGCGCGGGCCTGGGTGCCCATCGAGCCGGCGCTGGCGTTCGCCGTCTCGCAGACGACCGGGGCGGTGCGGATGCGGTGGGATCCGTTCATCCGCAGCCAGCGGCTGGTCGGCGCGGAGCGGCCCGGGAAGGGCGTCCGCACCCGGACTCGCACCCGGCTGGGGCCCGCGATGGAGAGCGAGTACGTCTCCTACCGCCCGCCGACCTCCGTGGGGATGACGATGCTGCGCGGGCCATGGTTCCTCGCGAGCTTCGGTGGCGGCTGGCGGTTCGCGCCGGAGCAGCGAGACGGCGTCGACGGCACGCTCACGACCTGGAAGTACACCTACGCCGTGCGACCGACCTGGTTGCGGCCGGTGGCCGAGCCGATCGGGCAGTGGCTGCTGGGGCGCGAGATCCGCCACCGCATCGCCGGCTTCGCCACCGGCTGCGCCGACCCGGTCGTGCTGGAGGCGGCGCGGGCCGACCTGGCTCGGGACTGA
- a CDS encoding ATP-binding cassette domain-containing protein: MTEQISVRGARENNLQSVDVDIPKRQLSVFTGVSGSGKSSLVFGTIAAESRRLIDETYEAFVQGFMPPAPQPEADSLEGLTAAILVGQDQMGANSRSTVGTATDAYTMLRILWSRVGTPHLESSVMFSFNDPRGMCLVCEGLGRVSAIDVDAIVDRQKSLNEGAIDFPNYQVGTWYWKLYAESGQLDADKKVADYTEEELQLFLYADERKVSFAGFNMTYEGLIPKLKKSVFVKDPDSMKPTMRARVEAAATFGDCAECGGSRLNAAAREVTVQGITIAEATAMQLTDLAPFIGAIPADAGGAATAPLRAKLVDLLETFDAIGLGYLSLDRPAGSLSGGEAQRTKMVRHMGSALTDVTYVFDEPTAGLHAHDVERMNGLLQRLRDKGNTVLVVEHKPEVMAIADHVVDMGPGAGTHGGTIVFQGTFDDLKASGTRTGDHLEHRQTIKMSVREATGSIAIRDARSHNLTGVDVDVPTGVLVAVTGVAGSGKSSLIHGSLPRDGATFVDQTAIKGSRRSNPATYTGILEPIRKAFATTNKVKPALFSANSEGACPECKGLGVIYSDLAFMAGVTTPCELCGGRRFTAEVLEYRLRGKSIGDVLDMSVEEAAAFFTEKQVAPMLGRLVDVGLGYIRLGQTLTTLSGGERQRLKLAIEMGTAAQVIVLDEPTTGLHMADVDNLIGLLERIVDAGRTVIVIEHNLDVVSRADWIIDLGPGAGAQGGRVVFEGTPAALAAEPGASLTGRHLAHRLTDAGSSAAST, translated from the coding sequence GTGACCGAGCAGATCAGCGTCCGCGGTGCGCGCGAGAACAACCTCCAGTCCGTCGACGTCGACATCCCCAAGCGGCAGCTGAGCGTCTTCACGGGCGTCTCGGGCTCCGGCAAGTCGAGCCTCGTGTTCGGCACCATCGCTGCCGAGTCGCGCCGCCTCATCGACGAGACCTATGAGGCCTTCGTGCAGGGCTTCATGCCGCCGGCGCCCCAGCCAGAGGCCGACAGCCTCGAGGGGCTGACGGCCGCCATCCTCGTCGGGCAGGACCAGATGGGCGCGAACTCGCGGTCGACGGTCGGCACGGCGACGGATGCGTACACGATGCTGCGGATCCTGTGGTCGCGCGTGGGCACGCCCCATCTCGAGTCCTCGGTGATGTTCTCCTTCAACGACCCACGCGGCATGTGCCTCGTGTGCGAGGGCCTCGGGCGCGTCTCGGCCATCGACGTCGACGCGATCGTCGACCGCCAGAAGAGCCTCAACGAGGGCGCGATCGACTTCCCCAACTACCAGGTGGGCACCTGGTACTGGAAGCTCTACGCCGAGTCGGGCCAGCTCGACGCCGACAAGAAGGTCGCCGACTACACCGAGGAAGAGCTGCAGCTCTTCCTCTACGCCGATGAGCGCAAGGTCAGCTTCGCGGGCTTCAACATGACCTACGAGGGCCTCATCCCCAAGCTCAAGAAGAGCGTCTTCGTCAAGGACCCCGACTCGATGAAGCCCACGATGCGTGCGCGCGTCGAGGCCGCGGCCACCTTCGGCGACTGCGCAGAGTGCGGCGGCTCGCGCCTCAACGCAGCAGCCCGCGAGGTCACGGTGCAGGGCATCACCATCGCCGAGGCGACCGCGATGCAGCTCACCGATCTCGCCCCGTTCATCGGCGCCATCCCGGCCGACGCGGGCGGCGCTGCGACCGCTCCGCTGCGCGCCAAGCTCGTCGACCTGCTCGAGACCTTCGACGCCATCGGCCTCGGCTATCTCTCGCTCGACCGCCCGGCGGGCAGCCTCTCGGGCGGCGAGGCGCAGCGCACCAAGATGGTGCGCCACATGGGCTCTGCGCTCACCGACGTCACCTACGTCTTCGACGAGCCCACCGCCGGCCTCCACGCGCACGACGTCGAGCGCATGAACGGCCTGCTGCAGCGGCTGCGCGACAAGGGCAACACCGTGCTCGTCGTCGAGCACAAGCCAGAGGTGATGGCGATCGCCGACCACGTCGTCGACATGGGCCCCGGCGCCGGCACGCACGGCGGCACGATCGTCTTCCAGGGAACCTTCGACGACCTCAAGGCATCCGGCACTCGCACGGGCGACCACCTCGAGCACCGGCAGACGATCAAGATGTCGGTGCGCGAGGCCACGGGCAGCATCGCGATCCGCGACGCGCGCTCGCACAACCTGACGGGCGTCGACGTGGATGTGCCGACGGGCGTGCTCGTGGCCGTCACGGGCGTCGCCGGGTCGGGCAAGTCGTCGCTCATCCACGGATCGCTGCCGCGCGACGGCGCCACGTTCGTCGATCAGACCGCGATCAAGGGCTCGCGCCGCTCCAACCCGGCCACCTACACGGGCATCCTCGAGCCCATTCGCAAGGCCTTCGCCACCACCAACAAGGTGAAGCCCGCGCTCTTCAGCGCCAACTCCGAGGGCGCATGCCCGGAGTGCAAGGGCCTCGGCGTCATCTACTCCGACCTCGCGTTCATGGCGGGCGTGACGACGCCGTGCGAGCTGTGCGGCGGCCGCAGGTTCACGGCAGAGGTGCTGGAGTACCGGCTGCGCGGCAAGTCGATCGGCGACGTGCTCGACATGTCGGTCGAGGAGGCCGCCGCGTTCTTCACCGAGAAGCAGGTCGCGCCGATGCTCGGCAGGCTCGTCGACGTCGGTCTCGGCTACATCCGCCTCGGTCAGACGCTCACGACGCTGTCGGGCGGCGAGCGCCAGCGGCTGAAGCTGGCGATCGAGATGGGCACGGCCGCCCAGGTGATCGTGCTCGACGAGCCGACCACGGGCCTTCACATGGCCGATGTCGACAACCTCATCGGGCTGCTCGAGCGCATCGTCGACGCGGGCCGCACGGTGATCGTCATCGAGCACAACCTCGACGTCGTCTCGCGCGCTGACTGGATCATCGACCTCGGCCCCGGCGCGGGAGCGCAGGGCGGCAGGGTCGTCTTCGAAGGCACTCCTGCTGCGCTGGCCGCCGAGCCTGGCGCATCGCTCACGGGGCGTCACCTGGCGCATCGGCTCACGGATGCGGGTTCTTCGGCCGCATCGACCTAA